The following proteins are encoded in a genomic region of Liolophura sinensis isolate JHLJ2023 chromosome 7, CUHK_Ljap_v2, whole genome shotgun sequence:
- the LOC135470023 gene encoding LOW QUALITY PROTEIN: uncharacterized protein C3orf20 homolog (The sequence of the model RefSeq protein was modified relative to this genomic sequence to represent the inferred CDS: deleted 1 base in 1 codon): MAAPVGVKLFFFKQKRFRQPPKRYRKLPEELPQSLRFAHLNPKVAAFLANKEKVQRQTDEADGLVKTSLLPEITQSFHHVRGRIDSLLENDEDSQRYLYEEARLSAASVLSQLAKYIYTLQEISSCIPKSLEYLLMMGWKEMTADITPVPREWQTATMRETYPPTHSSEEHAGSNEEEPTADRSRQTSDSDFVKMKSSMKLNPDSAKSNAKFNRLFHEDDDPKSSSSHRRSDKCPTHIRQKMARHSRLKSICDESRSGSAVSKSPGSQRGSVTSIAGEQTPADKGVHNTYSATIQFQLSSQACKEKGWIVRHSSKEKTFDEPEPFLELAVQILQSAMRRAKQEAENVDPKLEHPHKVKYYKDTNQGHLTKFNRFRSLSQGQSLKPVIPEAWNDAGRKLMQVTVNDGTTTIFYPSGHPAILSSQAGPGKPGYYTLVYGDVPGGKLMACFTPSGIGVCMHNNGNVRLQITKKGGLTADPSGKILKKWKWPVSGMKLPSTISLQMSSCLNLRVQSQSQIFLLFVCNKETIKFMLGPVPGAVPLKPGDEEELLTSFSFSSNSANELNQSFTSKKQLNKSKKKKDKMKAYIAEAQKLLDDRDESDPDGERDLGRLQRKARLLVDNWMEHYRIYVGLSTGSLKYMKDMIYIRLRDIQSAKPSKTKVVPEESETTEVDIESPDPLAKLRAPSAPAGSEVTDRLLNRARTASSHRLSADDKDIDETDSKIKKETTHGSAKRSPVHSAGKQRPLSGGLQSIVSHTAPLSPRGGAVASMYSGPAQCPISLRAEMLGYERPPCRCSRHHIPYISDLEFDNFLKNEASMNQMIIVAIVSTLYPDATPAEAMIEKIHANQNKNRTRPCAAARFDAFRILRYDVATAAFESDHTQPMLLARHNVVPGMFLIYHNGNLVFCDHIFNGYGNAKKDFRKQIMKCRADAIHHRFLPKDFHFSPSHGRVGPRSAWGGQMGGAGVDHHGNPGMSRDLPSSAPRPVSASTSSTEHYLQSVPSAITRGVEVTENKQPVSIGTNPSQAGDLRTHSQLESQSASMAHSAERINT; this comes from the exons ATGGCAGCACCAGTTGGGGTAAagttatttttcttcaagcaaaaGCGATTTCGTCAGCCGCCCAAGAGGTACAGAAAACTTCCAGAAGAACTTCCTCAAAGTCTACGATTTGCACATCTGAATCCAAAAGTAGCAGCTTTTTtagcaaataaagaaaaagtacAACGTCAGACAGATGAAGCAGACGGACTTGTCAAGacaagcctcttaccagaaatTACACAATCTTTTCATCATGTTAGGGGAAGAATTGACAGTCTTCTTGAAAATGATGAAGATTCCCAGCGCTATCTCTATGAGGAAGCACGACTTTCAGCAGCCAGTGTTCTATCCCAGTTGGCAAAATACATCTACACTCTTCAAGAAATTAGTTCATGCATTCCAAAGAGTTTAGAATATTTGCTGATGATGGGCTGGAAAGAAATGACTGCTGATATAACCCCAGTGCCAAGAGAATGGCAGACAGCAACAATGAGAGAGACGTATCCTCCAACCCATTCCAGTGAGGAGCATGCTGGAAGCAACGAGGAGGAGCCAACAGCTGACAGATCGAGACAGACCTCAGATTCTGactttgtgaaaatgaaatcgTCTATGAAACTCAATCCTGATTCTGCCAAATCAAATGCAAAGTTCAACAGATTATTTCATGAAGATGATGATCCCAAAAGTTCTAGTTCTCACCGTAGATCAGATAAGTGTCCTACGCACATAAGACAAAAAATGGCAAGGCACAGTCGCTTGAAGTCCATATGTGATGAATCTCGTT CTGGATCTGCTGTTTCTAAGTCACCAGGATCACAAAGAGGATCTGTAACATCCATAGCTGGCGAACAAACCCCAGCAGATAAAG GTGTCCATAATACGTATTCTGCAACAATTCAGTTCCAGTTGTCTTCACAAGCTTGTAAGGAAAAAG gTTGGATTGTTCGTCATTCTAGCAAGGAAAAAACTTTTGATGAACCAGAGCCATTTCTGGAATTGGCTGTTCAGATTTTACAATCAGCCATGAGAAGAGC GAAGCAGGAAGCTGAAAATGTAGATCCCAAATTAGAGCACCCCCATAAAGTGAAGTACTATAAGGATACTAATCAAGGCCATCTGACTAAGTTCAACAGATTCAGATCTCTTAGTCAAGGACAAAGTCTGAAGCCTGTAATACCAGAGGCATGGAATGATGCAGGGAGGAAACTCATGCAAGTAACAGTAAATGATGGGACCACAACAATATT CTATCCTTCTGGTCATCCAGCAATACTGAGTTCTCAGGCAGGGCCTGGAAAACCTGGATATTACACCCTTGTGTATGGAGATGTTCCTGGTGGGAAGCTCATGGCCTGTTTCACTCCTTCAGGAATAGGTGTTTGCATGCATAACAACGGAAACGTAAG ATTACAAATCACCAAAAAGGGAGGACTCACTGCTGATCCTTCTGGCAAAATCTTGAAGAAATGGAAATGGCCAGTGAGTGGGATGAAGTTACCATCCACAATTTCTCTTCAG atgTCGTCTTGTCTGAACTTGCGTGTTCAAAGTCAGTCTCAAATTTTCCTGTTATTtgtctgcaacaaggagacaatTAAATTTATGCTAGGCCCTGTTCCTGGAGCTGTACCGCTCAAGCCTGGTGACGAG gaagAACTCCTGACAAGTTTTTCATTCAGTTCAAACTCTGCAAACGAGCTGAACCAGTCCTTTACTTCAAAGAAACAACTCAATAAGTCAAAGAAGAAAAAG GATAAAATGAAAGCGTACATTGCTGAAGCTCAAAAGCTGTTAGATGATCGAGATGAGTCCGATCCTGATGGGGAAAGAGACCTCGGGCGACTTCAGCGTAAAGCTAG GTTGCTGGTTGACAATTGGATGGAGCACTACCGAATATATGTAGGCCTTAGTACTGGTAGCCTAAAATACATGAAGGATATGATATATATCCGCTTACGCGACATCCAGTCAGCCAAGCCTTCCAAGACTAAAGTGGTACCCGAGGAAAGTGAAACTACAGAAGTAGATATTGAATCTCCAGACCCTCTAGCCAAACTCCGGGCACCATCAGCTCCAGCTG GTTCTGAAGTGACAGATCGCCTGTTGAACCGGGCACGCACAGCTAGTAGCCACCGCTTGTCTGCTGATGATAAGGACATTGATGAGACAGACAGCAAAATCAAGAAAGAAACCACGCATGGAAGTGCCAAACGGAGTCCAGTACATAGCGC AGGAAAGCAGCGCCCTCTTTCTGGAGGATTGCAGTCCATTGTCAGCCACACAGCACCGTTGTCTCCCCGGGGTGGTGCTGTGGCCAGTATGTATAGCGGTCCGGCACAGTGCCCTATTTCTCTTCGCGCAGAGATGCTCGGCTATGAGAGG CCCCCCTGCCGCTGTAGTCGTCATCATATTCCCTACATCTCAGATCTTGAGTTCGACAACTTCCTCAAGAATGAAGCATCCATGAACCAAATGATCATTGTGGCTATTGTATCCACTCT TTATCCGGATGCTACACCAGCTGAGGCAATGATAGAAAAAATCCAcgcaaatcaaaacaaaaatagaacCAGACCCTGTGCGGCAGCCCGTTTTGATGCATTCAGAATATTGCGATACGATGTTGCAACTGCTGCATTTGAGTCTGACCATACCCAACCTATGCTCTTAGCCCGTCACAATGTTGTTCCAGGCATGTTTCTG ATATATCACAATGGAAACTTGGTGTTTTGTGATCATATTTTCAATGGATATGGTAATGCCAAAAAGGATTTCCGGAAGCAGATCATGAAGTGTAGAGCAGACGCTATTCATCATCGCTTCTTGCCAAAAGATTTCCACTTCAG TCCCAGCCATGGTCGTGTGGGCCCCAGATCAGCATGGGGAGGGCAAATGGGAGGAGCTGGCGTGGATCACCATGGAAACCCAGGAATGAGTCGGGATCTGCCAAGTTCAGCTCCCAGACCAGTCTCTGCCTCCACGTCCAGCACGGAGCACTACCTCCAGTCAGTACCCTCAGCCATTACCAG AGGTGTGGAAGTAACTGAAAACAAGCAGCCAGTCAGTATTGGTACTAATCCATCCCAAGCAGGCGATTTGAGAACTCATTCCCAGCTGGAGTCTCAGAGTGCAAGCATGGCCCACTCAGCAGAGAGAATCAACACCTAA
- the LOC135471151 gene encoding leucine-rich repeat and guanylate kinase domain-containing protein-like codes for MERMNTPYVAMGGEFMAANDQFDYMDTDTNVLNLDDGREGRSPLGDPTAQDGKYPNIDGDGSDEDDGPELSPGGILDEETVARGLSNVGRSASGQHQVYLHLALPGYALKDISILSEFVHLQKVELPYNEITDLSPLDSLEHLLILDVSNNKLTKLLNFLPPKNLKEVDMSFNMIEEMSDLSAHSCLCKLILDNNKITTIKGIEACQRLSHLSLAHNNLEQIQGLENLPIKILNLRGNKIKKIENIETLRYLQHVNLSGNSIRSMEGLKEHRLLESIDIEDNEIIDISELKYICDLPMLRNLNLLRNPLQELPDYRLSILFRIQRLVELDRRKVEVDEKVAAVNMFNSPLEVVAAKDHILHVVYNFLQPCKVWDSTLPSTETPYPMLVLVGPEGSGKKELAMKLVEEFPDYFGYGISHTTRKPYPNEEAGKDYHFVSLEMFEQEVKMGQFIQTYELSGNWYGLQMESIESIAREGLASVVHMELEGMLSLKNTYFEPRYVLIMPLTRENHERRLRESGLYSESQVENIIKRAKLCAEHNQNNPGFFDTTINSDDIQEAYRRLRRLVMDYLGINIPTPPMSEHGETTESHGTTEPTVAGQNGGSAAMGRAWSKASIADSLTLSQAHTWTIKAQSPILSGRGIVEEESLKRRQSAAKEAVAGYVPPLYEQLLSQCPRTAPHTAAGQHGLEGNAEGLRSVSAPADHVGNMDTLPPDSPDSSSASSKKSDHLSNLTSASPPPRENSPEGSEAQINENHSLPMETVDPMDLFSGGQTFSHKSGSRPQSAAKMSMDLPPPRPASHCSQNDSHQCNRPGSDRHAVLPPISPSPKPLKATATF; via the exons ATGGAGCGTATGAACACGCCTTATGTCGCGATGGGTGGAGAATTTATGGCTGCAAATGATCAGTTTGACTACATGGATACGGATACGAATGTTCTGAATCTGGACGATGGTAGAGAGGGTCGTTCACCCCTGGGTGACCCGACCGCTCAAGACGGCAAGTACCCGAACATTGACGGTGATGGCAGCGACGAGGACGATGGACCAGAG TTATCTCCGGGTGGTATACTTGATGAAGAAACTGTAGCAAGAGGGCTGTCAAATGTGGGTCGCTCAGCTAGTGGTCAGCATCAAGTCTATTTACATTTGGCACTGCCT GGGTATGCCTTGAAAGACATTAGCATTTTATCAGAATTTGTCCACCTCCAGAAAGTAGAGCTGCCTTACAATGAAATAACAG ATTTATCACCACTTGACAGCCTGGAACACCTGTTAATCCTAGATGTGTCCAATAACAAGCTTACTAAGCTGCTTAACTTTTTGCCGCCCAAAAACTTGAAAGAAGTGGATATGTCATTTAACATGATAGAGGAGATGTCTGATCTCTCTGCTCATAGTTGTCTTTGCAAGCTAATACTCGACA ATAATAAAATCACAACTATAAAGGGAATAGAGGCCTGTCAGAGATTAAGCCACCTGAGTTTGGCTCACAATAATTTGGAACAAATACAAGGACTCGAAAATTTACCAATAAAAATTCTTAATCTT CGTGGCAATAAAATCAAGAAGATAGAAAACATCGAGACACTGAGAtatttacag CATGTAAACCTTTCTGGCAACAGCATAAGAAGCATGGAGGGTCTGAAGGAGCATCGTCTCTTGGAATCCATTGATATAGAGGATAATGAG ATAATAGATATTTCAGAACTGAAGTACATTTGTGACCTGCCGATGTTGCGTAACTTAAATTTGCTGAGAAATCCTCTTCAGGAGTTACCAGACTACAGACTCTCCATCCTTTTTCGCATCCAAAGACTAGTGGAGCTAGATAGACGCAAAGTGGAAGTTGATGAAAAG gtGGCTGCTGTTAACATGTTTAACTCACCATTAGAGGTAGTAGCTGCAAAAGACCACATTTTGCATGTGGTTTACAATTTTCTTCAGCCTTGTAAAGTCTGGGACAG CACATTGCCTAGCACTGAGACGCCATATCCTATGTTGGTGTTGGTTGGCCCTGAGGGCTCAGGCAAAAAAGAACTGGCCATGAAGTTGGTTGAGGAATTTCCAGATTATTTTGGATATGG TATTTCACACACGACTAGGAAACCATATCCAAATGAAGAGGCAGGAAAAGACTACCACTTTGTGTCTTTGGAAATGTTTGAGCAAGAAGTGAAAATG GGCCAGTTCATCCAAACTTATGAGCTCAGTGGAAATTGGTATGGCCTTCAGATGGAATCTATTGAGAGCATAGCCCGAGAAGGGTTGGCCAGTGTTGTGCATATGGAGCTGGAG GGGATGTTGTCTCTCAAAAACACTTACTTTGAGCCCCGTTATGTGCTAATTATGCCTCTGACCAGGGAAAACCATGAACGCCGTCTGAGGGAATCCGGGCTATATTCGGAATCTCAGGTTGAAAACATCATCAAGAGAGCAAAACTCTGTGCTGAACACAATCAGAATAACCCTGGCTTCTTTGATACAACGATAAACAGTG ATGATATTCAGGAGGCATACAGACGTTTAAGGCGCTTGGTCATGGACTACCTGGGTATTAACATCCCCACACCGCCAATGTCAGAACATGGGGAGACAACAGAGTCACATGGCACTACAGAGCCTACAGTGGCAGGTCAGAATGGAGGTTCAGCAGCTATGGGAAGAGCATGGTCTAAAGCGAGCATAGCAGACAGCCTTACTCTCTCCCAAGCTCATACCTGGACAATCAAGGCACAATCACCAATACTTTCTGGGCGAGGAATTGTG GAAGAGGAGTCCCTGAAGAGGCGTCAAAGTGCTGCAAAAGAGGCAGTAGCTGGTTATGTACCTCCTCTATATGAACAACTTCTCAGCCA ATGTCCTCGCACTGCTCCCCACACTGCCGCTGGTCAGCATGGGTTGGAGGGCAATGCTGAAGGTCTGAGGTCAGTATCTGCTCCGGCTGACCATGTGGGTAACATGGACACACTTCCACCTGACTCACCAGACTCCAGTTCAGCCAGCTCCAAAAAGAGTGACCACCTCTCTAACCTCACTTCAGCCAGCCCACCTCCTAGGGAAAACTCACCTGAAGGCTCCGAGGCACAGATCAATGAGAATCATTCACTGCCAATGGAAACTGTTGACCCCATGGACTTGTTTTCTGGGGGCCAGACGTTCAGCCACAAGTCTGGGTCACGTCCTCAGTCAGCTGCTAAAATGTCAATGGATCTACCTCCCCCTAGGCCTGCATCTCATTGCTCACAAAATGACAGTCACCAATGTAACCGTCCTGGTTCAGACAGACATGCCGTGTTGCCCCCAATATCTCCGTCCCCTAAACCACTGAAAGCTACAGCTACTTTCTAA